In Syntrophus gentianae, the following proteins share a genomic window:
- a CDS encoding flagellin N-terminal helical domain-containing protein gives MSLSDISLSSGMRSNLLSLQNTSELLDRTQNRLSTGKKVNTAIDNPVSFFAAQSLNSRASKIESLKDSMGQAIETVTAADKGITAINSMIEQAKAVAQSALSADNAEGTDGVSFVVTASSLSTSDTIAIGGLTLTAGTDFDIGTGSTADTDTAEAIVAAINASSTLSSAGYVASIDEDDNNNVVIRKAYTDLTTSSVTASANFGTEALVDKQDTELTNLQEQYNELLTQITELAEDSGYKGKNLLSDDDLAVKFEGNTLTVEGFDASATGLGISEIADSMEWRLHGTTTMESSLNELDDALDTLAMNSSKLSSNLSIITTREDFSTNMVNTLTEGSDALTLADTNEEGANMLMLQTRQSLATTALSLSAQAAQSVLKLF, from the coding sequence ATGTCACTAAGTGATATTTCATTATCATCCGGAATGAGGTCCAATCTTTTAAGCCTTCAGAACACCAGTGAACTTTTAGACCGCACCCAGAATCGCTTGTCCACAGGAAAGAAAGTTAACACAGCCATCGACAACCCCGTTTCCTTCTTCGCAGCGCAGTCCCTGAACTCCCGCGCCTCCAAAATTGAAAGTTTGAAGGACTCCATGGGACAGGCCATCGAAACGGTCACCGCCGCCGACAAGGGAATCACCGCAATCAACTCCATGATTGAACAGGCCAAAGCTGTTGCCCAGTCGGCCCTCAGTGCGGACAACGCCGAAGGGACGGACGGGGTATCCTTCGTCGTAACAGCTTCGAGTTTGTCGACATCCGATACGATCGCAATCGGCGGTTTGACGCTGACGGCAGGTACCGATTTTGATATTGGAACCGGCAGCACTGCTGATACCGACACGGCAGAAGCTATTGTAGCCGCGATCAATGCCAGCTCCACTCTGTCTTCCGCAGGTTATGTAGCAAGTATCGATGAAGATGACAACAATAACGTCGTTATTCGGAAGGCGTACACGGATCTGACAACGTCCAGTGTTACCGCAAGCGCAAATTTTGGAACGGAAGCCCTGGTTGATAAGCAGGATACCGAACTTACCAATCTCCAGGAGCAGTACAACGAACTGCTCACTCAGATCACGGAGTTGGCGGAAGACTCCGGATACAAAGGCAAAAACCTCCTGTCGGATGATGATCTCGCTGTGAAGTTCGAGGGCAACACCCTGACGGTGGAAGGCTTCGATGCGAGTGCAACGGGACTGGGCATCAGTGAAATAGCCGATTCCATGGAATGGAGACTGCATGGCACAACCACCATGGAGTCCTCTCTGAATGAACTGGACGATGCTCTGGACACCTTGGCCATGAACTCATCCAAACTGTCCAGCAACCTGAGCATCATCACCACCCGTGAGGATTTCTCGACGAACATGGTCAACACGCTTACAGAAGGTTCGGATGCATTGACGCTGGCCGATACCAACGAGGAAGGCGCCAACATGCTGATGCTTCAGACCCGTCAGTCTCTGGCCACCACGGCCCTGAGCCTCTCGGCGCAGGCGGCCCAGTCGGTTCTGAAACTTTTCTAA
- the arcC gene encoding carbamate kinase, with product MGDRISIISLGGNAILRRGDKGTIEEQFHNADSCMTEVAGMLSAGHKVVITHGNGPIVGNIVLRGECARNTIPAMPLYYSDADSEGGIGFMIQQTLYNRLMMIREVKDVVTIITQVVVDADDPAFSRPTKPIGPYYRKEEIEFLKNEKGWALVRQVGGYRRVVPSPMPKRIIEKNVIQRLALEGVVVIAAGGGGVPVVETSEGTLRGIDAVIDKDLTTSVLATEIGAEGIIILTDVDRVYRNFGRPGQEGLGTVSLAEIKSFYAEGHFPPGSMGPKIEAAIRFLESGGKRVVITLPELMGEALAGRAGTTIFP from the coding sequence ATGGGAGATAGGATCAGCATCATCTCCCTGGGAGGCAATGCCATCCTGAGACGGGGCGACAAGGGAACCATAGAGGAACAGTTTCACAATGCCGATTCCTGCATGACCGAGGTGGCGGGGATGCTCTCTGCCGGACACAAAGTGGTCATCACCCATGGAAACGGTCCGATCGTGGGAAATATTGTTCTGCGTGGCGAGTGCGCCCGCAACACCATTCCTGCCATGCCCCTTTATTACTCCGACGCCGATTCCGAAGGGGGGATCGGTTTTATGATTCAACAGACCCTGTACAACCGGCTCATGATGATCCGGGAAGTCAAGGATGTGGTGACGATCATTACTCAGGTTGTCGTCGATGCGGATGATCCGGCCTTTTCACGGCCGACAAAACCCATCGGCCCCTATTATCGGAAAGAGGAGATCGAGTTCCTGAAAAATGAGAAAGGCTGGGCGCTGGTCAGGCAGGTCGGCGGTTACCGGCGGGTGGTCCCCTCGCCGATGCCGAAGCGGATTATCGAGAAGAACGTCATTCAACGTCTTGCCCTGGAGGGGGTCGTGGTGATCGCCGCGGGCGGAGGCGGCGTGCCCGTCGTGGAGACTTCGGAGGGGACGCTCCGGGGCATCGATGCCGTCATCGACAAGGACCTGACGACGAGCGTGCTGGCCACGGAAATCGGGGCGGAAGGCATCATCATCCTCACGGATGTGGACCGGGTCTACCGGAATTTCGGCAGACCCGGGCAGGAGGGTCTGGGGACCGTAAGCCTCGCAGAGATCAAGAGTTTTTACGCAGAGGGACATTTCCCTCCGGGAAGCATGGGGCCGAAGATCGAGGCGGCGATCCGGTTTCTCGAGTCCGGCGGAAAACGCGTTGTCATCACCCTTCCCGAGCTGATGGGAGAGGCGCTTGCCGGAAGAGCAGGGACGACGATTTTCCCTTGA
- a CDS encoding cyclic 2,3-diphosphoglycerate synthase: MTGKRQRVIIMGAAGRDFHNFNMVYRDLADFEVVAFTATQIPMIGGRTYPPELAGRLYPRGIPIRPEEELATLIRDHSVNQVVFSYSDVSHEYVMHKASLCLALGADFLLLGPDRTMLDCSRPVISVCSVRTGAGKSGITRYIAGLLKRMGRKPVVLRHPMPYLDLKEGRLKRFGSLLDEERCDCTIEELEEFEPLIRAGIVVYSGIDYAEVVRKAEEEADILLWDGGNNDLPFLRSDLEIVVLDPHRAGHEFSFHPGETNLRRAEIAVINKVDTAAAEAVKKVEENIRKENPRAKIISTASPISLDDAESIRGKCVLVVEDGPTLTHGGMPYGAGVLAARKAGVAEFADPKPYARGSLRETFRAYPHIGNLLPAMGYSQRQREELKETIEATPCDAVVIATPADLRRLLNLRKPSVRVTYEIQETEGELLKHTIEDFVGHGR, encoded by the coding sequence ATGACCGGGAAGAGACAGCGCGTGATCATCATGGGGGCGGCGGGAAGGGATTTTCACAATTTCAACATGGTCTACCGGGACCTTGCCGACTTCGAAGTCGTCGCCTTCACCGCCACACAGATTCCCATGATCGGCGGAAGGACCTATCCCCCGGAGCTCGCCGGACGGCTTTATCCCCGAGGCATCCCGATCCGGCCGGAAGAGGAGCTGGCAACCCTCATTCGGGACCATTCCGTCAATCAGGTCGTTTTTTCCTACAGTGACGTCTCCCACGAGTACGTCATGCACAAGGCCTCGCTCTGCCTCGCCCTGGGCGCGGATTTTCTCCTCCTCGGTCCGGATCGGACCATGCTGGATTGTTCCCGGCCCGTGATCTCCGTCTGCTCCGTCCGGACCGGAGCCGGCAAAAGCGGGATCACGAGGTACATCGCCGGTCTTCTCAAGAGGATGGGAAGAAAGCCGGTCGTTCTGCGCCACCCGATGCCCTATCTCGACCTGAAAGAGGGAAGGCTGAAACGGTTCGGCAGTCTGTTGGATGAGGAGAGATGCGATTGCACGATTGAGGAGCTCGAAGAGTTCGAGCCGCTCATTCGCGCGGGGATTGTCGTTTACTCCGGCATCGATTACGCCGAAGTCGTCCGGAAGGCCGAGGAGGAGGCGGACATCCTGTTGTGGGACGGAGGGAACAACGATCTGCCCTTCCTGCGATCGGACCTAGAAATCGTGGTCCTCGATCCCCACCGGGCCGGCCATGAATTTTCCTTTCACCCGGGAGAAACGAACCTGAGAAGGGCGGAAATCGCCGTCATCAACAAGGTGGATACTGCGGCAGCGGAGGCCGTGAAGAAGGTCGAGGAAAACATCCGCAAAGAAAATCCCCGCGCAAAGATCATTTCAACAGCCTCCCCGATTTCCCTGGATGACGCGGAGAGCATCCGGGGGAAATGCGTCCTGGTCGTTGAAGACGGCCCCACACTGACCCATGGCGGAATGCCTTACGGAGCCGGGGTCCTCGCCGCCCGGAAGGCCGGCGTTGCGGAATTTGCCGATCCGAAGCCTTACGCCAGGGGCTCCCTCCGGGAAACCTTCCGGGCATATCCCCATATCGGCAACCTCCTGCCGGCAATGGGCTATTCCCAGCGCCAGAGAGAGGAACTGAAGGAAACCATCGAGGCCACCCCCTGCGATGCGGTCGTGATTGCAACGCCGGCGGACCTGCGCAGGCTTCTGAACCTCCGAAAACCTTCCGTCCGGGTCACTTATGAGATTCAGGAGACGGAGGGAGAACTTCTGAAGCATACTATCGAGGACTTTGTCGGCCATGGGAGATAG
- a CDS encoding M15 family metallopeptidase: protein MFYVADSSLNFAEAVSGSTAPEAILATLRLVEVTYYGFDGRLHMGQLVVSCAVEEDVREIFSLIREVRFPVNAVVPIVRYNWSDEASMEANNSSAFNYRVIAGTNRLSRHALGLAVDLNPRQNPMIYENGQILPSGAIYQQDAPGTLTESSLAVQAFLQRGWHWGGHFQHVRDYHHFEHGTIPSL, encoded by the coding sequence ATGTTTTACGTAGCCGACAGCAGTCTGAACTTCGCCGAGGCGGTTTCCGGTTCAACGGCCCCGGAAGCCATTCTGGCAACTCTCCGCCTCGTGGAGGTGACTTATTACGGCTTTGACGGCAGGCTCCATATGGGGCAGCTTGTCGTCTCCTGCGCCGTAGAAGAAGACGTCCGCGAAATCTTTTCTCTCATCCGGGAAGTGCGCTTTCCCGTAAATGCGGTCGTTCCCATTGTCCGGTACAATTGGTCGGACGAAGCCTCCATGGAGGCCAACAATTCCTCGGCCTTCAATTATCGCGTCATCGCCGGGACAAACAGGCTTTCCCGTCACGCCCTCGGACTGGCTGTCGACCTTAATCCACGCCAGAATCCTATGATCTACGAAAATGGGCAGATTCTGCCTTCCGGGGCAATCTATCAGCAGGACGCGCCTGGGACCCTTACGGAATCATCCTTAGCCGTCCAGGCGTTTCTGCAACGAGGCTGGCACTGGGGTGGGCACTTCCAGCATGTCCGCGACTATCACCATTTTGAGCATGGTACAATTCCCTCCTTGTAA
- the flaF gene encoding flagellar biosynthesis regulator FlaF, which translates to MYAAQLEVYKAAQKESASGREIEALALTNAALKLRKCQVDWDFEDSDGKRSNALKINQRIWSILQSELAREDNPLPSQLKKDLLNLSLLVDKRTFDVMAFPSPEKLDMLIRINLNIAAGLRGNPVE; encoded by the coding sequence GTGTACGCAGCGCAACTTGAAGTATACAAGGCGGCTCAGAAAGAATCCGCATCAGGGAGGGAAATTGAAGCGCTTGCGCTCACAAATGCAGCTTTGAAGCTGAGAAAATGCCAGGTCGATTGGGATTTCGAGGACAGTGACGGAAAAAGATCAAACGCGCTTAAGATCAACCAGCGGATCTGGTCGATTCTTCAAAGTGAACTTGCCAGGGAGGACAACCCGCTGCCGAGCCAGTTGAAGAAGGATCTCCTGAATCTGAGCCTCCTTGTCGACAAGCGGACTTTTGATGTCATGGCCTTCCCCTCACCGGAGAAGCTGGACATGCTGATCAGGATCAACCTGAACATCGCTGCGGGACTTCGTGGCAACCCGGTGGAATGA
- a CDS encoding VPLPA-CTERM sorting domain-containing protein: MKKYLSIARQLTIALFVMSILVLGAQSSAQAALTLKLSDGVNTQTVTDTDDDVYFNGAIGNWMMNFSGGVSVDNIMDLVSLNVSSSATGGTLTVTLTDTDFSNLSAFHVGGTTGGSVTFNVYNDSTLVATYSSSNPSFSTDIASLTSTGSVTSIEAVITHGAGVVLSSFDANVTSAVPVPAAFWLLGSGLMGLVGIRRRVAK; encoded by the coding sequence ATGAAGAAGTATCTTTCTATTGCAAGGCAACTGACAATTGCTTTATTCGTGATGTCAATACTGGTTCTGGGAGCTCAGTCTTCAGCACAGGCAGCACTGACGTTAAAACTGAGTGATGGCGTCAACACTCAAACTGTGACCGATACCGATGATGATGTCTATTTCAATGGTGCGATCGGTAACTGGATGATGAACTTTTCCGGCGGTGTCAGTGTCGATAATATAATGGATTTGGTCAGTTTGAATGTATCCTCCAGTGCAACAGGAGGGACATTGACCGTTACCCTGACAGATACGGATTTCAGTAATCTGTCTGCGTTCCATGTTGGAGGAACGACCGGTGGTTCCGTAACTTTTAATGTGTACAACGACAGCACACTGGTTGCGACTTATTCTTCCAGCAATCCGTCCTTCAGTACGGATATCGCGTCTCTGACATCGACTGGATCCGTAACGTCGATTGAAGCTGTTATCACGCATGGCGCCGGCGTTGTGTTGTCAAGTTTTGATGCCAACGTTACGAGCGCTGTTCCGGTTCCTGCCGCCTTCTGGCTCCTGGGTAGCGGTTTGATGGGGTTGGTCGGTATTCGGAGAAGGGTCGCGAAATAG
- a CDS encoding glycosyltransferase, with protein sequence MPVDVFGSGWHGDSFIPFYDMVRIFNQSRINLNLNGTSDPVVRQISRRTFEVPGCRGFLLTSPSLHLEEYYEPGKEVMVASSLEELVDKAKYYLTHERERESIAQCGYERTLAEHTWSHRLVDIFKNIGFKAVPQPLLQAAQSPLKQSVAPIRTYNLSSAHTDRSSTDLVNNDDNLASLWVLAYNQLNYTRQCVESILHYTSSPYELLLIDHGSTDGTFEYFNWVKSFHPDTRVIKYFRNRTIEKTTNHAVSLGRGKYSVVVTNDIMVHEGWLENFIRHVESAPDIGIVGPRSNNISGPQLMPAEYATAEQYQTFAAAWARDHKGENFSLQRVVGMCTIMKKAVLERIGGGDPELPTNGRDGGYGFSDDDSNIRLLLAGYRSLVANDVFIHHYGSVTVRQHRPDLFGAPQNINKEKYLRKLQLNNRITIGTDGNIKLRPYTLDDVIPVDERTIIRTPRICFAERGGDLSIIAGIESRYAAVARKYNGQIVQAGGEAISSLVLKALEEKEYDYLVLIDSRLAPSPEILSALTEYALCYPDVAVMVPLGNYAPATHAHKVASDKGVEIIPYADLSLCAINLKIVHPLRMGLAQCEDEEEWLWFLQRRIRGENYFIAKANALEINGSLPVLEHPYDARPLPEELVKEEKYAEAASIYRNDLRKDPNFAEAYYQLASIAKEQQQKEMAVDYARQALQADPHHILSLVLLSRIFLEQGDFKNATAFVSQANFKQPGHPEVQKVVSMYEEKFKEHPEFFQKDTSEETISLTHREIIKGKVSIILVTQNRLDFTKKCVNSIRRHTRQPYELIFVDNASKDSTVKWLKRQVKENKGSRLIENKENVGHIKGRNQGLNIAQGEYIVLLDNDVIVSQGWLDSMLQCLNNGSDVGIVGPMTNSGSGIQEVLDDSYRSVDYLDKYAVKFMERYRHRRIPCRNIDGFCLLFKRTLVEKVGLLDETFESGHFEDEDYCLRAALEDYRNFIAGDVFIHHFGGEKSQGNRKTIGKKWELGLASPQGRKLAVLKAMELADDLYQKGKIDQAVETLIDCIKLTPDAKEIYCKLACIFIESRKYSEAWEVVGTMPEIVKNDLQGLEYAGYAKEGLGLDDEAAAYVDRMLSLSENHPAALNLKGVLAYKKGEKERAADCFRKAIDADPGYGEVYTNLGVLCWSLERKEEALVHLHKGFMLSPTLPDANSLYYSVVSSLGIFCDAEDDFREVIHLYPRNKNLVFLYIDLLIQQGKLDQAMEKIEDALALFGSDEGMLNAAMAVREKIGPRQIGNKTKKSTLSLCMIVKNEEKYLAKCLKSIRDVVDEMIIVDTGSTDKTADIGRVFGAKIFDFPWTGDFSAARNHSLAQATGDWILILDADEVISSRDFAELEALIHKPSSSPAAYLIMTRNYIDNSGIIGWTQNVGQYPEEAGGGWIASAKVRLFRRRGDIVFSNPVHELVEDSLQKAKIPILKSYIIVHHYGKLDMERDLLKSEAYYLLGKMKYESDPTNMKYIYELAKQAQELRKYEEAVQLWLELLFLLRENPESPGYKTIAAISYGDPLPEIYIQLASAYVMLDRFEEALEAARKAMGDARGKLPAYVHVYAYCEIIAGSLEKASSALDELLQSMPDYPPAVSLMAVRYCLEEKNETAKEFLQRLRLKGLPISSPLKKVSEKLSAYGKKDEAALILKLVSEI encoded by the coding sequence TTGCCTGTTGATGTCTTTGGATCAGGATGGCATGGAGACTCTTTCATTCCTTTTTATGACATGGTGAGGATCTTCAATCAATCTCGGATTAATCTGAACCTCAACGGCACATCTGATCCTGTGGTGAGGCAGATCAGCAGAAGAACGTTCGAAGTGCCTGGCTGCCGTGGATTCCTCCTTACATCACCTTCTCTCCACTTGGAAGAGTACTACGAACCGGGCAAGGAAGTGATGGTCGCATCCTCACTGGAAGAACTGGTCGACAAAGCAAAGTATTATCTTACCCATGAACGCGAAAGGGAAAGCATTGCACAATGCGGCTATGAAAGAACACTGGCTGAGCACACTTGGTCGCATAGGCTCGTTGATATATTTAAAAACATCGGGTTTAAGGCTGTTCCCCAGCCTCTCCTGCAGGCCGCTCAATCTCCTCTAAAGCAATCAGTTGCTCCTATCCGTACGTACAATCTTTCTTCAGCTCATACGGATCGATCATCAACTGACCTTGTAAATAATGATGACAATCTGGCCAGCCTCTGGGTTCTTGCTTACAACCAGTTAAATTACACAAGGCAATGTGTTGAGAGTATCCTCCATTACACGTCGAGTCCTTATGAATTACTCTTGATAGACCATGGATCAACAGATGGGACCTTTGAATATTTCAATTGGGTGAAGAGTTTCCATCCAGACACCAGAGTTATTAAATATTTCCGAAATCGTACGATAGAAAAAACCACCAATCATGCTGTTTCTCTCGGCCGAGGCAAATACAGCGTCGTTGTAACAAATGACATCATGGTTCATGAAGGATGGCTTGAGAATTTCATTAGACACGTTGAATCTGCACCTGATATCGGAATAGTAGGACCACGTTCAAACAACATCAGTGGCCCGCAGCTCATGCCGGCAGAATATGCCACTGCAGAACAGTACCAGACTTTCGCAGCGGCCTGGGCTAGAGATCATAAAGGGGAGAATTTTTCCTTACAGCGCGTGGTTGGAATGTGCACAATTATGAAGAAAGCTGTTCTTGAACGGATTGGTGGCGGCGATCCAGAACTACCGACTAACGGGCGGGATGGCGGTTATGGATTCAGTGATGATGATTCCAATATACGGCTTTTGCTGGCAGGATACAGGTCGCTTGTGGCCAATGATGTTTTTATTCATCATTATGGCAGTGTGACGGTGCGACAACATCGTCCCGATCTCTTCGGCGCTCCCCAGAACATCAATAAAGAAAAGTACCTTCGAAAACTTCAGCTAAACAATAGGATTACCATAGGGACTGACGGTAACATCAAATTAAGGCCTTACACCCTGGATGACGTAATTCCGGTTGATGAACGGACAATCATCCGTACCCCACGGATATGTTTTGCTGAGAGGGGCGGAGATCTTTCAATAATAGCCGGTATCGAAAGCCGTTACGCTGCCGTTGCCCGGAAATATAACGGGCAGATCGTCCAGGCCGGGGGTGAAGCGATTTCTTCCCTGGTTTTGAAAGCCCTTGAGGAAAAAGAATACGATTATCTGGTGCTGATCGATTCCCGGCTTGCCCCGTCTCCGGAAATTCTTTCCGCATTGACGGAATACGCCCTGTGCTATCCCGATGTCGCCGTGATGGTGCCCCTTGGAAACTATGCGCCCGCCACGCACGCGCACAAGGTGGCGTCGGACAAGGGTGTTGAGATCATTCCTTATGCGGACCTGTCCTTATGTGCCATCAACCTCAAAATTGTCCACCCCTTGCGCATGGGACTTGCCCAATGTGAGGATGAAGAGGAATGGCTGTGGTTTTTGCAACGGCGAATCCGTGGGGAAAACTATTTTATTGCCAAAGCAAATGCTCTTGAAATCAACGGTAGTTTGCCGGTGCTCGAGCATCCTTACGATGCCCGACCGCTTCCGGAGGAGCTGGTAAAAGAAGAAAAATACGCTGAGGCGGCCTCCATTTACCGGAATGATCTCCGTAAAGACCCGAATTTTGCCGAGGCCTACTATCAGCTTGCCTCTATTGCGAAAGAGCAGCAGCAGAAGGAAATGGCGGTCGATTATGCTCGCCAGGCATTGCAGGCAGATCCTCACCATATTCTCTCCCTGGTGCTTCTCTCCCGGATCTTTCTTGAACAGGGTGATTTCAAAAACGCCACGGCCTTTGTGAGTCAGGCTAACTTCAAGCAGCCGGGTCACCCGGAGGTGCAGAAAGTCGTATCCATGTACGAGGAAAAGTTTAAAGAGCATCCCGAATTTTTTCAGAAGGACACGAGTGAAGAAACGATATCCCTGACCCATCGTGAAATCATCAAAGGGAAAGTTTCCATTATTTTGGTCACCCAGAATCGGCTGGATTTTACAAAGAAGTGCGTCAACAGCATCCGCCGGCACACACGCCAGCCCTATGAGTTGATTTTTGTGGACAACGCTTCGAAGGACAGCACGGTCAAATGGCTAAAACGTCAGGTTAAGGAAAACAAGGGCTCCCGCCTGATTGAGAACAAGGAAAACGTCGGACATATAAAAGGACGGAATCAGGGCCTGAATATCGCCCAAGGCGAATATATCGTGCTTCTGGACAACGATGTCATTGTCAGTCAGGGCTGGCTCGATTCCATGCTGCAATGTCTCAACAACGGCTCCGATGTCGGCATCGTCGGACCCATGACCAACAGCGGCAGCGGCATCCAGGAGGTGCTGGACGATTCATATCGATCCGTCGATTATCTGGATAAATACGCGGTAAAATTTATGGAACGATACCGACATCGTCGAATCCCCTGCCGGAACATAGACGGATTCTGCCTGCTGTTTAAGCGCACGCTGGTTGAAAAGGTCGGTCTCCTTGATGAAACTTTCGAGAGCGGGCATTTCGAGGATGAAGATTACTGCCTGAGAGCCGCCTTGGAAGATTATCGCAATTTTATTGCCGGTGATGTTTTTATCCACCATTTCGGAGGAGAAAAATCCCAGGGTAACCGGAAAACCATCGGAAAGAAGTGGGAACTCGGACTGGCAAGCCCCCAGGGGAGGAAGCTGGCGGTCCTGAAAGCCATGGAGTTGGCTGATGATCTGTATCAAAAGGGGAAAATCGACCAGGCCGTTGAAACGCTCATCGATTGCATCAAGCTGACCCCTGATGCGAAAGAAATTTATTGTAAACTCGCCTGTATCTTCATTGAATCCAGGAAATATTCCGAGGCATGGGAAGTTGTTGGAACCATGCCCGAGATAGTGAAAAATGACCTGCAGGGTCTTGAATACGCCGGTTACGCCAAGGAAGGATTAGGGCTGGATGACGAGGCGGCTGCCTATGTGGACAGGATGCTGTCCCTGAGCGAAAACCATCCTGCAGCCCTGAATCTGAAAGGCGTCCTGGCCTATAAAAAAGGGGAAAAGGAAAGGGCGGCGGATTGTTTCCGGAAGGCCATTGACGCAGATCCTGGTTATGGAGAGGTTTACACGAACCTTGGTGTCCTCTGCTGGAGTCTGGAGAGAAAAGAGGAAGCCCTTGTCCACCTGCACAAAGGTTTTATGCTTTCCCCAACCTTGCCGGATGCCAACTCTCTTTATTATTCCGTTGTATCTTCCCTGGGAATATTTTGTGACGCAGAGGATGACTTCCGGGAAGTCATTCATTTATATCCCCGCAATAAGAATCTTGTTTTTTTATATATTGATCTTCTCATCCAGCAGGGCAAGCTTGACCAGGCCATGGAGAAGATCGAAGATGCCCTCGCTTTGTTTGGCAGTGATGAGGGCATGCTGAATGCGGCCATGGCTGTGCGGGAAAAGATCGGCCCCCGCCAGATTGGGAATAAGACAAAGAAAAGCACGCTGTCTCTTTGCATGATCGTGAAAAACGAGGAAAAGTACCTCGCCAAGTGTTTGAAAAGCATCCGGGACGTCGTGGATGAAATGATTATTGTGGATACCGGTTCGACTGATAAAACGGCAGATATCGGCAGGGTTTTCGGGGCAAAGATTTTTGACTTTCCCTGGACGGGAGATTTTTCCGCGGCCCGCAATCACTCCCTTGCCCAGGCAACAGGAGACTGGATTCTGATCCTCGATGCCGATGAGGTTATTTCCTCACGGGACTTTGCTGAATTGGAGGCATTAATTCATAAACCTTCTTCCTCGCCGGCCGCTTACTTAATAATGACCAGAAATTACATAGACAATTCCGGTATTATTGGCTGGACGCAGAATGTGGGGCAATATCCCGAGGAGGCAGGCGGCGGATGGATTGCCAGCGCAAAAGTTCGACTTTTTAGAAGAAGAGGCGATATTGTTTTCTCCAATCCGGTTCATGAACTGGTGGAAGACTCATTGCAAAAAGCAAAAATCCCGATTCTGAAGTCCTATATCATTGTCCATCACTATGGGAAATTGGACATGGAGCGGGATTTGCTGAAAAGCGAAGCGTATTATCTGTTGGGAAAGATGAAGTATGAAAGTGACCCGACGAACATGAAATATATCTATGAACTGGCGAAACAAGCTCAGGAGCTGAGAAAATATGAAGAAGCTGTGCAATTGTGGCTGGAACTCCTGTTTCTTTTGAGGGAAAATCCGGAATCACCGGGGTACAAGACCATTGCCGCCATATCATACGGCGACCCGTTGCCGGAGATTTATATTCAGCTTGCTTCAGCTTATGTGATGCTTGATCGGTTTGAGGAAGCTCTTGAGGCAGCACGCAAAGCGATGGGAGATGCCAGGGGAAAACTCCCCGCCTATGTCCATGTTTATGCTTACTGTGAAATTATCGCCGGTTCGTTGGAGAAGGCGTCCTCCGCATTGGATGAGCTGCTTCAGTCAATGCCTGACTACCCCCCGGCGGTGTCTCTGATGGCAGTCCGTTACTGTCTGGAAGAAAAAAATGAAACAGCGAAGGAGTTCCTCCAGCGCTTAAGATTGAAGGGGCTTCCGATTTCATCCCCACTGAAGAAAGTCAGTGAAAAGCTTTCCGCTTATGGAAAAAAGGATGAGGCTGCGCTCATCCTTAAGTTAGTGTCCGAAATTTAA
- a CDS encoding flagellar biosynthesis repressor FlbT, whose amino-acid sequence MALKIRLKPQEKMILNGAVITNGKSHSEIVVENRAMILREKDILRIDEAKTYCSQIYLAIQMMYIDGGKNLAEYHKTYWDLVRELVKAVPSTVGHVGVISEHLLKNEYYQALKAARKLMDYEQEVLNRVRSAT is encoded by the coding sequence ATGGCGCTTAAAATTCGTCTTAAACCACAAGAAAAAATGATCCTGAACGGTGCGGTCATAACCAACGGGAAAAGTCACTCGGAAATCGTCGTCGAAAATCGGGCCATGATTCTGCGGGAAAAGGACATCCTGCGGATTGATGAGGCAAAGACCTATTGCAGCCAGATCTATCTGGCCATTCAGATGATGTACATTGACGGAGGCAAGAACCTGGCGGAATACCACAAGACCTACTGGGACCTGGTCAGGGAACTCGTCAAGGCCGTACCGAGTACCGTCGGCCATGTCGGCGTCATCAGCGAACACCTGCTTAAAAATGAATATTATCAGGCCCTCAAGGCTGCCAGAAAATTGATGGACTATGAACAGGAGGTATTGAATCGTGTACGCAGCGCAACTTGA